The following coding sequences are from one Plasmodium knowlesi strain H genome assembly, chromosome: 9 window:
- a CDS encoding 60S acidic ribosomal protein P0, putative — MAKLSKAQKKQIYMDKLSSLIQQYTKILIVHVDNVGSNQMATVRQSLRGKAIILMGKNTRIRTALKKNLQTVPQIEKLLPLVKLNMGFVFCKDDLTEVRNIILQNKSPAPARLGVIAPIDVFIPPGPTGMDPSHTSFFQSLGISTKIVKGQIEIQENVHLIKQGEKVTASSATLLQKFNMKPFSYGVDVRTVYDDGVIYDAKVLDITEEDILAKFSKGVANVAALSRSIGVITEASYPHVFVEAFKNIVALVIDTDYTFPLMKKIKDMVENPEAYAASAPVAETKADAPKEEAKKQEEEEEEEEDGFMGFGMFD; from the coding sequence ATGGCGAAATTATCGAAAGCacagaagaaacaaatatACATGGACAAGCTGAGCTCGCTGATTCAGCAATATACGAAAATCCTAATCGTACACGTAGACAATGTAGGATCCAATCAGATGGCCACTGTACGCCAGAGCTTAAGAGGAAAGGCCATAAtattaatgggaaaaaacacCAGAATCCGAACTGCactaaagaaaaatttacaaactGTTCCACAGATAGAGAAGTTGTTACCATTGGTAAAGTTGAACATGGGTTTTGTCTTTTGCAAAGATGATTTGACCGAAGTGAGGAACATAATTCTACAGAACAAATCCCCTGCACCAGCAAGGTTAGGTGTTATAGCCCCTATTGATGTGTTCATCCCACCAGGACCAACAGGAATGGATCCATCTCACACATCTTTCTTTCAGTCGCTCGGAATATCCACGAAAATTGTCAAGGGGCAAATTGAAATACAGGAAAATGTACATCTCATTAAGCAAGGAGAAAAGGTTACCGCATCTTCTGCAactcttttgcaaaaatttaaCATGAAGCCTTTTTCTTATGGTGTTGACGTTAGAACTGTGTACGATGATGGTGTTATTTACGATGCCAAGGTGTTGGATATAACTGAGGAAGATATTTTAGCAAAGTTCTCAAAGGGTGTCGCCAACGTTGCAGCGTTGTCTAGATCCATTGGTGTAATTACAGAGGCCTCCTACCCACATGTCTTTGTGGAGGCATTTAAGAATATCGTTGCGTTGGTAATTGACACAGACTATACCTTCCCTCTCATGAAGAAGATCAAAGACATGGTTGAGAATCCGGAAGCCTACGCCGCTTCTGCGCCTGTGGCTGAGACCAAGGCAGATGCGCCAAAGGAGGAAGCCAAGAaacaggaggaggaagaggaagaggaggaagacggaTTCATGGGATTTGGAATGTTCGATTAG
- a CDS encoding 26S protease subunit regulatory subunit 6a encodes MNVENIFPNNDVNVEEIENLTNSEIRTRISLIETEIKILKNEHTRLKNEYKNLQEKIKDNVEKIHLNKMLPYLVANVVESLDLEDDEESNEPKDEYDLYVNNSKGNNDEGFRDIDDEKRGKCMVIKTSTRQTIFLPVPGLIEASELKPGDLVGVNKDSYLIIDKLPPEYDNRVKAMEVIEKPSEDYSDIGGLDKQIEDLVEAIVLPMLHKEKFEKIGIKPPKGVLMHGPPGTGKTLLARACASQTNATFLKLAGPQLVQMFIGDGAKMVRDAFNLAKEKAPAIIFIDELDAIGTKRFDSELSGDREVQRTMLELLNQLDGFSTDDTVKVIAATNRPDTLDPALLRSGRLDRKIELPHPNEESRARILQIHSRKMNVHKDVNFEELARSTDDFNGAQLKAVCVEAGMIALRRGATEIDHEDFVEGITSVLSKKKSTLNYFT; translated from the coding sequence ATGAACGTCGAAAACATATTCCCGAACAATGACGTAAACGTGGAGGAAATAGAAAATCTCACGAACAGCGAAATCAGAACGAGGATCAGCTTGATCGAgacggaaataaaaatattaaaaaatgagcacACGAGgctgaaaaatgaatacaagAATCtgcaggagaaaataaaggacAACGTGGAAAAGATACATCTAAATAAGATGCTCCCATATTTAGTTGCGAATGTCGTAGAATCGCTAGATCTGGAGGACGACGAAGAATCAAATGAACCAAAAGATGAATACGATCTGTACGTGAATAATTCAAAAGGAAACAACGATGAAGGTTTTCGAGACATAGATGATGAAAAGAGAGGAAAGTGTATGGTTATAAAAACGTCAACCAGACAAACAATATTTTTACCTGTCCCTGGTTTGATAGAAGCATCCGAATTGAAACCAGGAGATCTCGTGGGAGTAAACAAAGACAGTTACCTCATCATAGATAAGTTACCCCCTGAGTATGATAATCGCGTAAAAGCTATGGAAGTTATTGAAAAGCCTTCGGAAGATTATTCAGACATTGGAGGTTTAGATAAGCAGATTGAAGATCTGGTCGAAGCAATTGTATTACCTATGTTACATAAGGAGAAATTTGAGAAAATCGGGATCAAACCTCCCAAAGGAGTTCTAATGCATGGTCCACCAGGTACAGGTAAAACACTACTAGCTAGAGCTTGTGCTTCACAAACCAatgcaacttttttaaaactagCCGGTCCACAGCTTGTGCAAATGTTTATTGGTGATGGGGCAAAAATGGTGAGAGATGCATTCAATTTAGCCAAGGAGAAGGCACCagccattatttttatagACGAGTTAGATGCAATAGGAACTAAAAGATTCGATAGCGAACTGTCTGGGGATAGGGAAGTACAAAGAACCATGTTAGAATTACTAAATCAGCTTGACGGGTTCAGTACTGATGACACTGTTAAAGTTATCGCTGCAACGAATAGACCAGATACACTGGATCCAGCTCTACTTCGATCGGGTAGATTGGATAGAAAAATTGAACTACCTCATCCTAATGAAGAATCGAGAGCCAGAATTCTGCAAATTCATTCTCGAAAAATGAACGTTCACAAGGATGTGAATTTTGAGGAATTGGCTCGATCCACTGATGATTTTAATGGGGCCCAGCTCAAGGCTGTTTGCGTGGAGGCCGGGATGATTGCCCTTAGACGTGGCGCCACCGAAATCGACCACGAGGACTTCGTCGAGGGGATCACCTCCGTCCTGTCCAAGAAGAAAAGCACACTCAATTATTTTACCTAG
- a CDS encoding conserved oligomeric Golgi complex subunit 2, putative, whose product MGCARDENDGGGREEQQVCSEDFDKIINDSMAYVVEATNKKNIMQVKNELEYIKNIIHHDIIRILKKNVQEFMCLPSNLNMMEKMMPLLKKEVELSKTFVHVLLKEVVHIHTNNYKLLEEKINMSFLKNVLKNNVQVEQLLIKLQKKIKMLKQNKQFLSLISMYNELHRRNFNFETKKQFLIEHLSINNFNFFFYVIEKIVILAKETWEVKALLYNNYKSICKITTSLRAWNNLLDKYGRASECSEGVILSAKNNSIKHMNECLRKIVIEIGHHLHQLSYVFLSVVKDALPVNCRNDTSSNFIMDQCLHGVVIASYLLNQMDSFIDLFREIFVDDLAHLPFESYDAFLTHVKRHLLEDERVAEINRCVDQVDPGALFCAKGIVQSLLQIIKGKFQEIFLLTHCDNFIENYTKTASFLNEIKKKKKKKYEQFIISEHVHNFLKNFEREAYAQYILNVLENKINENCKNVILFDKKYIFDDKFYWLKETINLIKIFKILFTSKYYIPSSLPNYLAFIFKHFKNYIDNVEAFLLFLRENRNAKIFGTDRTRFNWSPTLSYNSVGFILSDLISLRRIFQVGRGARALLKRGKLGESIAVEGKEINSVGVGGGASAMDGAGEETRSALPKHENNIMGDIPTWMFTKILSDCGSVYFEGEDSDVDSDVDSDGGTDEYADEYAGGDTDEYAGGDTDEYAGGDTDGYGDGNNSSREIDHASSCSSSTCYESIKDVVKQEMGTPFEKWHQWLSVEGDLCYPSKDIELATQMKNKETHEERADVHQEDNEKLDQYPHGQVHIYGNYNHGQDAITEEKIKVKDNSSTSPGSDTELHKLRKENRNIMKEKRKQMKSHLQLCKKKKKKKIENHVNCIVGFLRTISEIILNTEKAFQNFFIDKMFHICSSFLIYLHSLLVIYKMTNNRIPEKPSEQVEKILLPLISFKTFYEDIISQAIIEDIISKIVDRINDYYLQEIKNLLHIKIDEQNKRIMKLNLQDSLKDGDTPYEEKIRRQIHLDVCHYAKMCEENFKINTETSASMKALVSHLSFKE is encoded by the exons ATGGGTTGCGCAAGAGATGAAAATGATGGCGgtggaagggaagaacaaCAAGTGTGTAGCGAAGACTTTGACAAGATTATCAATGACTCAATGGCATACGTAGTGGAAgcaacaaataaaaaaaatataatgcaagtaaaaaatgaactcgAATATATTAAGAATATAATTCACCATGATATCAtcagaattttaaaaaaaaatgtacaggAATTTATGTGTCTCCCGTCCAATTTAAatatgatggaaaaaatgatgccCTTGTTAAAGAAAGAAGTGGAATTGTCCAAAACGTTTGTTCACGTACTGTTAAAGGAAGTGGTCCATATCCATACAAATAATTATAAACTcctggaagagaaaataaatatgtcgTTCTTAAAAAACGTGTTGAAGAATAACGTACAGGTTGAACAACTACTGATtaagttacaaaaaaaaataaaaatgttaaaacaaaacaaacaaTTTTTATCACTAATCAGTATGTACAATGAGTTGCACAGAAGGAATTTTAACTTTGAGACAAAAAAACAGTTCCTTATCGAGCATCTTAGCATTAAcaactttaattttttcttttacgtaatcgaaaaaattgttattctTGCCAAGGAAACGTGGGAAGTAAAGGCACTGCTATATAATAATTACAAAAGCATCTGCAAAATAACTACCTCATTACGTGCCTGGAATAACCTCCTCGATAAATATGGGAGAGCATCCGAATGTAGTGAAGGCGTTATACTTTCTGCTAAAAATAACTCCATTAAACATATGAACGAATGTTTAAGAAAGATTGTTATTGAGATTGGTCATCACCTGCATCAGCTGTCTTATGTGTTCCTCAGTGTGGTGAAGGATGCCCTCCCTGTGAACTGCAGGAACGACACCAGTAGCAACTTCATCATGGACCAATGTCTACATGGAGTTGTTATTGCATCTTACTTGCTCAACCAGATGGACTCCTTCATTGATTTGTTCCGTGAGATTTTTGTGGATGACTTG GCACACCTCCCGTTCGAGTCCTACGACGCCTTCCTCACACACGTCAAAAGGCACCTATTGGAAGACGAACGCGTCGCCGAGATAAACAGGTGCGTAGACCAAGTAGACCCCGGTGCGCTGTTCTGCGCCAAGGGAATTGTGCAGAGCCTACTGCAAATTATTAAGGGGAAATTCCAggaaatttttctcctcaccCATTGTGACAACTTCATCGAAAATTACACCAAAACAGCTAGCTTtctgaacgaaataaaaaaaaaaaaaaaaaaaaaatatgaacagttcataatTTCTGAgcatgttcataattttttaaaaaatttcgaaaGGGAAGCATACGCACAGTACATCCTCAATGTGCTGGAAAATAAGATAaatgaaaattgtaaaaatgtcATATtgtttgataaaaaatatatatttgatGATAAGTTCTATTGGCTAAAGGAAACCATCAATTTGATTAAAATCTTTAAAATTCTGTTTACGAGCAAGTACTACATTCCAAGTTCACTTCCGAATTATTTggcctttatttttaagcactttaaaaattacataGACAATGTAGAAgcctttttgcttttcctgcGAGAAAATCGGAACGCCAAGATTTTTGGTACGGACAGAACGAGATTCAATTGGAGCCCCACGCTCAGCTACAACAGCGTGGGATTCATCTTGTCCGACTTGATATCCCTACGGAGGATATTTCAAGTCGGGAGAGGAGCGCGGGCGCTTTTGAAAAGAGGCAAACTGGGAGAAAGCATTGCGgtagaagggaaagaaatcaACTCAGTGGGAGTAGGCGGTGGAGCTTCCGCGATGGACGGAGCGGGGGAGGAGACTCGTTCTGCACTTCCGAAACACGAGAACAACATCATGGGAGATATTCCCACTTGGATGTtcacaaaaatattatctGACTGCGGAAGTGTGTATTTTGAGGGAGAGGACAGTGATGTGGACAGTGATGTGGACAGTGATGGGGGCACAGATGAGTACGCGGATGAGTACGCGGGTGGGGATACAGATGAGTATGCGGGTGGGGATACAGATGAGTATGCGGGTGGGGACACAGATGGGTACGGAGATGGGAACAACTCATCGAGGGAAATCGACCACGCTTCTTCTTGTTCATCCTCCACCTGCTATGAAAGTATCAAGGATGTCGTCAAACAGGAGATGGGAACCCCGTTTGAGAAGTGGCATCAATGGCTCAGCGTCGAAGGTGATCTGTGTTACCCGTCAAAGGATATCGAACTGGCCACCCAGATGAAGAACAAAGAGACCCATGAAGAGCGTGCTGATGTTCATCAGGAGGATAACGAAAAGCTTGACCAATACCCACATGGACAAGTCCACATTTATGGCAACTATAACCATGGACAGGATGCGATCACTGAAGAGAAGATCAAAGTTAAGGACAATAGTTCCACCTCCCCGGGGAGTGATACGGAGCTACACAAACTGAGGAAAGAAAACAGAAACattatgaaggaaaaaagaaaacaaatgaagAGCCATTTAcaattgtgcaaaaaaaaaaaaaaaaaaaaaatagaaaaccATGTAAATTGTATTGTAGGTTTTCTAAGAACCATATCTGAGATTATCCTAAACACAGAAAAGGCatttcagaatttttttatagaCAAGATGTTTCATATATGTTCCagctttttaatttatttgcaCTCCCTCCTGGTCATCTACAAAATGACTAACAATCGG ATCCCTGAAAAGCCTAGTGAGCAGGTGGAGAAGATTCTCCTCCCtctcatttcttttaaaacgTTTTACGAAGATATTATCTCGCAG GCTATTATCGAGGATATTATATCGAAAATCGTAGATCGGATAAACGATTACTATCTTCAAGAG ATAAAGAATCTCCTTCACATCAAAATTGATGAGCAGAACAAGCGTATCATGAAGCTCAACCTGCAGGATTCCTTAAAA GATGGGGACACCCCGTACgaggaaaaaatacgaaGGCAAATTCATTTg